In Lewinellaceae bacterium, a single window of DNA contains:
- a CDS encoding glucosaminidase domain-containing protein: protein MSTSTDKVKGYLQRNWFKLSIGLVLLFIVMKKDLSFRINLNSPVRMEQAPMRPSTPARQQEKAPSQERYTENTQQQAVASELPGTERFDFSSSAGSRREVLAIDRLEEVGEAKIRAYIQRFARVAAGEQNKFGIPASIVIANALLHSRAGTADMAGPGANNHFAIPCTPDWQGPQQTYSGQCYRQYENAWTSFRDHSFYITTGPFAHLRQLSDSDYKGWAAALEKAGFSKEKNLGRQLVKVVETYGLQELGKR, encoded by the coding sequence ATGAGCACCTCTACCGATAAAGTAAAAGGCTACCTTCAGCGCAACTGGTTCAAACTGAGCATCGGCCTGGTTCTTCTGTTCATCGTCATGAAAAAGGACCTGAGCTTCCGGATCAACCTCAACAGCCCGGTGCGGATGGAGCAGGCGCCGATGCGCCCTTCCACCCCGGCCCGGCAACAGGAAAAAGCCCCGTCTCAGGAACGGTATACCGAAAACACCCAGCAACAGGCCGTTGCTTCGGAACTGCCCGGCACCGAGCGGTTCGACTTCAGCAGCTCGGCCGGCAGCCGCCGGGAAGTGCTCGCCATCGACCGCCTGGAAGAGGTGGGCGAGGCAAAGATCAGAGCCTACATCCAACGCTTCGCCCGGGTGGCCGCCGGCGAACAAAATAAGTTTGGCATTCCGGCCTCCATCGTCATTGCCAATGCGCTGCTGCACAGCCGGGCCGGCACTGCCGACATGGCGGGGCCCGGCGCCAACAACCACTTCGCCATCCCCTGCACGCCCGACTGGCAGGGGCCGCAGCAAACCTACTCGGGCCAGTGCTACCGCCAATACGAAAATGCCTGGACCAGCTTCCGCGACCACAGCTTCTACATCACCACCGGCCCGTTCGCCCACCTCCGCCAACTTTCGGACTCGGACTACAAAGGGTGGGCCGCAGCCCTGGAAAAGGCGGGATTCTCCAA